The window GCCGACCCAGGTCCACGTTGTAGGCGTCGGAGCCGCGTACATCGGTGTGGCCGTAGAGGGCCACGGTGACGTCCGGGTAGGTGGCCAGCACGTCCACGACCTGATCCAGCACACCCTTGCTGACGGCATCCAGATCGGCGCGATCGAACGCGAAATGCACCACGTTCGGCACCACGAGCTGCGCCGGCGCCGGTGACTCCGGCTCCGGATCCGCCGGGGGCAGAGGTCTGCGGATGGACTCCACCGCGGCCGTATCGGCCGGGACCGGAGCGGCGGGGCGCGCGGCGGCGGGCGCCCCGGCCGCGCAGTCGCATCGGCGCGCGTCCACGGGGCTGCGAACGGACGTGTCCTCGCCCACGCGTCCACCCCGCTCACCCAACCCGAACGTGCTCTCGTCGAAGCGCCACGTCAGATCCACGAAGAAGCCCCTGTCCGTGTACTGGTCGAGCGCCAGGTCGTCGTCGCGGAAGCCGAACGCGTTGTAGCCCAGGGCGAGACGCAGGTCCTGCGACAGTCGCACGCCGAGCTCCACGCCCAGACCGTGCTGACGCCGGGTCCCGTCGAACAGCGTCCGTGCGATGCCTCCGAGGTCCAGACCACCGGTCAGATCGACGGTGGCGCGAGCCGCGAGCAACTGGGCGGAGAGCTCGCTCTCCACCGGACCGAATCGATCCGTGGCGAACTTCGCAGCCCATTCGGCGCGCGTGGTGACGCGCTCGGTGGGACGCACGTTGACGTGGCTGGAGATCACATGGGCACGGTGGTCGAGCGCACCTCCCGCAGCGAACGGATCCTCGTCCGTGCGGTGCTCGTAGCGGGCGAGCAGGTTCCAGCTCGTGCGGCTCTCGCCTCGGTAGGCCAGGCCCAGGCGCGTGCGCTCGAAGAACGCGCCGCCATCCAGAACCTTGGTGAGGGCACTCTGGGCGAGCAGGGTCGTGTTCCGACCCAGCCGACGGGCGAAGCCCAGCGTGCCCAGGACCTGGTCCGTGGTCTCCGTCGTCCGTAGCTCGCCTCGTACGGAGCCCTTCCAGAGCGGGCTGGTGGCCCACTCCAACGCGCCCGTGACGGCCAGAGCAGGACCGGTGACGGAGGACGCGGCGGGCGCCACCCGCTCGAACGTGGTGTTGACGCGCACGCCCTCGCGTAGCGTCCACTGGTTGCGCAGCCCGATCGCCGCGTGGGCCTCCCGCCCGTTCAGGCGGTCGGCGAGCCGGTACTCGGAGAAGACGCTCTGTCCCTCACGGTATTCGGCGGCCACACCGAACACGGTCCGATTCCGCTCCTGCATTCCGTTGAGCGACCAGGGCCCGGCCAGACTGGAGAGCAGCTCGTGTTGCGCGTACAGACGCGCCCGGTCGAGCACGCGCAGGTCACCCCCGACGGCAAGACGGCGGGCATCGGCGGTCTGGACGTCCTGTTCGAACTCCGCGAAGAGGGTTCCCCGCTCCGCCCACGCCGACTCCAGGCGCAGCCCGATGGCGTTGACGTCGTTGGGTACCACACCCAGGCTCTCCGCGACGGCCGCGCGCTCCTCGGTCGCATGCCGGAAGCCGAGCTCTGCGCTCCAACGCTCGCTCAGCTTGCGCGCCACTGCGAGTCGACCACCGGTGAGCACACCGTCGGTGCGTTGATCCTCGGAGCGGATGAGCTCCGCCGACACCGCCGTGCGCGCGCCCAGGAGCGTTCTTCCACTCACCCCCATCTCGGTGCGCCCCGACGCCACGCCCGCGCTCGGGTTGCGGAAGACCGAGTCGGCCGTGAGGTAGAACGCCCGCAGCTCGGCCTTGTCGGAGCGATGGAAGAGCTCCGCCCGGGCAGCAGCGCCCTCCAACACGGCCGCGCTGTCCGACCGCGCCAGCTCACCCGACAGCCAGGTGCCTGCGCCCAGGCCCAGCGTGGCGTTCACGGAGGCCAGGTCATAGCGGCCCACCGGATCGTCGCTCCGGACGGCGCTGCCGCCGACGCTCAGGCGCTCGGTGGGGCTGAAGCGTCCCTCCCCGCCGAAGACCCAGTGACGTGCACCACCGCCCTCCGCCTCGTACGTCACGCGGATGCTGATCGGGTTCAGCCGCTCATCCACCGAGGGAATCGCCCGCTTGAAGAGCAGGCGCCCGGTGAACGGCTCGATCGTGTAGTCCGTGAACCGCTGTAGGGGCGTCACGTCCAGGATGAGGCCCGGCTGGGTCCGGTCCCGCGTCACCAACTCCACCCGCTCGGAGTTGAGGAGGGCGTCCGTCCGGCTCAGCGCGTAGGGTCCGCTGATGCCCAGGGCCGGGATCTCGTCGACCCGCTGCTGGAAGCGATCGCGGCTCGCGAAGG of the Gemmatimonadota bacterium genome contains:
- a CDS encoding OmpA family protein — translated: LRRIVYRVRVGVGAELGDGINRARATGAGGLAASNEAVAAVGLRRGVFTDEGLIVGRVWVDICACAADSGTATGEDVLGVPGVRVYLHDGTSAITDAQGRYSFDGLQPRHWLVRVDERTLPAGMRLDALTARHLASGSSKLVDLTRGEMARADFGDRTATVAVVAEARARAALGPVPDVALADARALRAGTELRRAPAPWAAGALRTPFTSTVPPRPALFGLAAPSAASPVPGGADQALLAPLFRRPGSSSGMALDPTADRHGRTSATTGPGAGRERLGMLLMGFVQGRIDWRSLSDGELLTPGVRDRFQEALVELSQTSDDGTRMAGARVAAFATGDVGDGWQATVRVDTETDRGRRFFNDIRPDELYDVFGDAAPHLFEAQSKGRVFGALARGDSYALYGDFNTASYDPASQLGRYARTLNGALQQYSSDRVALRTFASRDRFQQRVDEIPALGISGPYALSRTDALLNSERVELVTRDRTQPGLILDVTPLQRFTDYTIEPFTGRLLFKRAIPSVDERLNPISIRVTYEAEGGGARHWVFGGEGRFSPTERLSVGGSAVRSDDPVGRYDLASVNATLGLGAGTWLSGELARSDSAAVLEGAAARAELFHRSDKAELRAFYLTADSVFRNPSAGVASGRTEMGVSGRTLLGARTAVSAELIRSEDQRTDGVLTGGRLAVARKLSERWSAELGFRHATEERAAVAESLGVVPNDVNAIGLRLESAWAERGTLFAEFEQDVQTADARRLAVGGDLRVLDRARLYAQHELLSSLAGPWSLNGMQERNRTVFGVAAEYREGQSVFSEYRLADRLNGREAHAAIGLRNQWTLREGVRVNTTFERVAPAASSVTGPALAVTGALEWATSPLWKGSVRGELRTTETTDQVLGTLGFARRLGRNTTLLAQSALTKVLDGGAFFERTRLGLAYRGESRTSWNLLARYEHRTDEDPFAAGGALDHRAHVISSHVNVRPTERVTTRAEWAAKFATDRFGPVESELSAQLLAARATVDLTGGLDLGGIARTLFDGTRRQHGLGVELGVRLSQDLRLALGYNAFGFRDDDLALDQYTDRGFFVDLTWRFDESTFGLGERGGRVGEDTSVRSPVDARRCDCAAGAPAAARPAAPVPADTAAVESIRRPLPPADPEPESPAPAQLVVPNVVHFAFDRADLDAVSKGVLDQVVDVLATYPDVTVALYGHTDVRGSDAYNVDLGRRRARAVREYLEGRGIAADRLREASRGESENHLPATEEVGHARNRRVVLFYFTPDGIRIETRRQEADLKVRGGL